Within Puntigrus tetrazona isolate hp1 chromosome 17, ASM1883169v1, whole genome shotgun sequence, the genomic segment aaaacaagaaaatatatgAATTGTTTATTGGTCGCTTAGGCCTGCGCGCGATCTTTTTGTTCTAGGATGCGGAAGAGATATCAACATTCGGATTCATGAAGTTAATTCATCAGACGAAGCTTGCGGTGTCGTGGGGTCCTTCGGAACATTTACCCAGAGTCTTCCTGGGAGGACAAATTAGATTTACTTTAACCGTTTCCCCTTTGTGCCTGAtggatattatattatacacgGTTCCTAAAGTTTGAAATTGGAAAAGCAAGCCCACCAGTGTCGTAACCTGAGAGGGCCACAAAGTAGATCCCCCCCCCCCCACCCCGCCTGCCTTCACGGAAACCGTGCGCGTGTCTTTGTATTGTTTCACGGCGTATAAACGGGGGTACGCGATAAAGATGCCGCGCTTTGACGGAGTTTAGCGCGAATCTGTTGCACGAGATCGGTTCGGTTTTGAAAAGGTCGATTGGGGTAAACGCGTCTACAGTTACATAGAccaaatttgattaaaatgcatatgCTTGGCATGAAGACCAGATGATGCCTGAGCACGACCGGCCATCACTCAGAGTCtgtacgagagagagagagagtattggCTGTAACCGAACTCTAAACGATAACAAACCGTCCAAAAGTTCGCGGCACGCGTTCTTCCTGTCAAAGCACGCGTTTGTGGATGTTTTTCGGTGAAACGGTTGCACGCGACACCTTATTGAACGTAGCCAGCGTCGTGCTTTATTTAGGTCTTCGAAAGCTTCCCTAAACATCTgctaataatttagaaatgcgTTAATGGTTCGTATAGGCCGCGAAATCCCGCTCTGCGTTTAAAACGTTATTGTCAACATTGCCCTTGAAAACAGGCGGAGAACTGCAGTTAAACGGGACAGGCTGCGGCCTTCACACTTTACCGTACAAACACCCCGCACAGAAccgatttagaaaaaaatcGACATCCCTCAGATTTCTTTAACGTCCGACTGCCGCTTAAAAGAAATCGTCCCGTTAATCGTGATGTAGGCCTAACGCTCGGCTCAAGATGGTTACTGAAACAGAACGGCACCGCGGCGTACACCTAAAGCGTTCCTGAGGAGACGTGAACGCTGGCCTGGCCTTGTAACACACTGCCGACTATGAACACCtcgttttatttttgctctgcTGCGCCGAGTCTTCGTCTTCCAAAATATTCCACatctaattattacaaaaaaaaaaaaactaaaccatcCGTTTCAACGcaaaagtgtgacttctgcaCAAATCCCAGAACGCTGTTTGTGTCATACctcgctgtaaaaaaaaaataataaaaattaataaataaaaaataattgcttatttactttttgtgggGACCCTGCCAtacatgctaaataaaataattcggccaaataacaattattttggaTGGCTTAATAATCATGTCCTGGCCCTTCTGTCACAGCCAAAAcgtccattttatttattttttcctctgttgcgcacagtcacacacacacacacacacacacacacttttgacAGGCCCGAGAACATTGCCTTTTCGCATGCCCCCCCACACGCACTCACACGGACAAGGACTTTCTTTTACCAAAAACTGAGAGGATGCTTACTTTGCTGCTCCGTTATTGACCGAATGCCCAGAATATCTGTAACAGAATGAGAGGAAGGCCATATCCTATGCATTGCCATGTGTCCAGGAAGAGTGGGCATGCCGGGCCGAGTTGGTACTTTAGTCCCAGCGGCCGCGATCGGAGTTGGGTAGGAGTACAGGTGGTTGTAAGGTAGGGCGGGTTGAGGCTGAGGATGAGGCTGTTTGCTCGACTCGTACTGGTTCTGTTGAGACAGGTTTCCGATCTTGTTGCGGAGAATCCTGCTGATCGAGCTCACGGAGGGCAGGTTGAATTTATCGCACACTCCGTCCGCGAGCAGTCTGTCTCTAATCTCCCAAGCGAAAATGCCGGGGTCCCGTTGCTTGTAAGTCCTAATGTGCTTGACCACGGTCGGGGTCGTGACCCTGGGTTTACTGCCGCCGATTGCGCCGGGAAGTATCGAGCCGGTTTCGTTGTACCGAGCCAAAATCTTGCTCACGCATCCGTGAGAGACGCGGAGCTGCCTGCTGATGTCGCAAGGCCTGATGCCCAGCTGTGCCAGCTCTACTATCCTGAGCCGGATGGCATTGGGCAGGGGTCTTCCGTTCACAAAAACGCCTCCCAGCTGGTTTACCTCCCCAAAGGCTGGCTCTAGTGATGCAGATATATGAAGAAAAAAGGATTGCGTAAAACATCAGATTTTTACCAGGCCCTTAACCgcgtctgaaataaaaaaaaacctatgcGTAAATGTTTCGGCAAGGTTAGCCTGCTCTTCGTCGGCTGTTTGTATATCTGCACCGAATCGAAGATCGCAGCTTGCGCGTTTCGGTTTATTGCATCGAGCGAAACAAACCCACAAGTCGCTctttatatagaaaaaaacacaaacttgcTACATACTTTACCGCGTAGGTCATAATAAACGCAATTGCACCTTTTGGACGCGATTAAACTCATCCGTGCCATTCTGCTCCCCGAAGTGACCGTCAAAGCATCAGCCCGTGTTAAAGTTTGGGTCGAGACCCGGATCGCGCGTTAC encodes:
- the pax9 gene encoding paired box protein Pax-9 isoform X2 codes for the protein MEPAFGEVNQLGGVFVNGRPLPNAIRLRIVELAQLGIRPCDISRQLRVSHGCVSKILARYNETGSILPGAIGGSKPRVTTPTVVKHIRTYKQRDPGIFAWEIRDRLLADGVCDKFNLPSVSSISRILRNKIGNLSQQNQYESSKQPHPQPQPALPYNHLYSYPTPIAAAGTKVPTRPGMPTLPGHMAMHRIWPSSHSVTDILGIRSITEQQISDSPPFPSAKLEEWRAINRSNFSPANSPLVSGADKPHLEPEAKYTQTPNGLPTANSYVTAPSIHPYHPPTQVSPYMGYSGTTSAYVTGPTWQPPSGSALSPHSCDLSSPLAFKSSAASRDSVHSLVASAL
- the pax9 gene encoding paired box protein Pax-9 isoform X1 is translated as MEPAFGEVNQLGGVFVNGRPLPNAIRLRIVELAQLGIRPCDISRQLRVSHGCVSKILARYNETGSILPGAIGGSKPRVTTPTVVKHIRTYKQRDPGIFAWEIRDRLLADGVCDKFNLPSVSSISRILRNKIGNLSQQNQYESSKQPHPQPQPALPYNHLYSYPTPIAAAGTKVPTRPGMPTLPGHMAMHRIWPSSHSVTDILGIRSITEQQISDSPPFPSAKLEEWRAINRSNFSPANSPLVSGADKPHLEPEAKYTQVKKPPMLTSKTNQIQSGRSRGGKREPDSANYYSKFHNFSLSLSLSLSLSLSLSLSLSLSLSLKSVCECVRASVFLWRGRAHEASRGPRVTGFQKYLQIKCSISHFDLNKTKRHCLACSCLFSRGCCV